The Corvus moneduloides isolate bCorMon1 chromosome 28, bCorMon1.pri, whole genome shotgun sequence genome includes the window CTTGGAGGGGACACGCTCAGCTTTGCTGTGTGGCTCTGATCAGTACCCTGCACCCagtgccctgggagctgccctgctccctcctccgTGCCCACAGTATTTGTCTCTCCTTGATCCTCATCAAGGCTCGCAGCCATTAGTGCTTCCCGGGCGGCAGCGCGGCGGCACCCACCGGCTATAAATAGGCAGGTGGAGCACAGCCACCTCGGGGCCGGAGCCAGGCCAGCCACGGGAGCCTCTTCCAGCTAAGGCCATTCAGGTCGgtgccctgagcagggctgggcagtggggGACAGTCCCCACGCTCACCTCCTGCCATCCCACCCACCCGCAGATCTTCCACATGACCTACGACCTGGCCAGCGCGGTGATGAGGATCATCAACCTCATCGGGATGATGCTGCTTCTCTGCCACTGGGATGGCTGCCTCCAGTTCCTGGTGCCCATGCTGCAGGATTTCCCCCAGAACTGCTGGGTCTCCATCAACGGGATGGTGGTGAGTTCCCTCTGCCCCACACcgtgctcctgcctgctgcccgGGGCATTCGTCCTCCatcctccagccccaggagaTGCCATCCTCCGTGGGCCAGGGCTGTGATGCCCCACGGTGCACAGAGCACCAGGCACCGgatgctgccacagccctggtGAGGTCTCACAGGACCTGGAGCAGTGGATTGATCTGGGTGGGAGGAATATGCTGACATGAGGCTCTTGGCCCCATCCCCTGCCGCCTTCTCCTGCTCATTAGCCACAAAGCTGCTATTAATAAATAATGGCCCCTGTTTCTAATTGCTCcctctcagccctgcagcctcctgcaaaTGGCCCTTTTCCCCTGTCTGTCTCATCCTCTTCCATCAAATTTCCATCTGTGCTCTGTTCCTCCTggcttcctcctcttcctcccctgcctgtcccacccttctccttccctgcctaCTTTGCCAGGGGAGTTTGAAAAGTTTGCTTTTCAACAAATTCCTATTGCTGGGAGAGAACTGGGACTGTGGCCAGGTGTGAGCCAGGGCGCTGGGCCCTCGAGTGATGCTCACACAAACTCACACACGTGTGCATGAGCTGTTGTCCCTGTCACTGCAGAACGACTCCTGGAGTGAGCTGTACTCCTTCGCCCTCTTCAAGTCCATGAGCCACATGCTCTGCATCGGCTACGGGAAGCAGGCGCCCGAGAGCATGACGGACATCTGGCTGACCATGCTGAGCATGATCGTGGGGGCCACCTGCTACGCCATGTTCATTGGCCACGCCACCGCCCTCATCCAGTCACTGGACTCCTCCCGGCGTCAGTACCAGGAGAAGGTAGGACTGGGCAGGATAGGGCCCACAGCTTTGtcccctcctggagctgcagccaggtggggtGGGGGTTCCTGGTCAGGAGCAGGGGTGGGGCGATGGAGTGGGACCAGCCCCATGGAATGGGGATGTGGGTGGAGGGTCCCAGCTGACACCACGTCTCCCCACAGTACAAGCAGGTGGAGCAGTACATGTCCTTCCACAAGCTGCCCGCTGACTTCCGCCAGAAGATCCACGACTACTACGAGCATCGCTACCAGGGCAAGATGTTTGATGAGGACAGCATCCTGGGGGAGCTCAACGAGCCCCTGCGTGAGGTGagggctggagagctgggaggaggaTGCTGCTGTGAGGATGGGAATTGCCCCCCTTGACAAGAGAAGGGatcccctgctccctgctgtgggtACCACCAGCTCTTGCCATGCACATGCTTGGGGTCGAACACGTcttgctgcagctttgcagctctgCATGGGAGCGTGTCCAGGCACAATCTGTGTGCCAGAGTGTCCCTAAGACCGTCCGGGCTGGGGAGCATGTCCCTGGGGAAGCATGTCCCGGCTTCCTGGGCTCACCCACTTCCCCACAGGAAATCGTGAACTTCAACTGCCGCAAGCTGGTGGCCTCGATGCCGCTGTTTGCCAACGCTGACCCCAACTTCGTCACGGCAATGCTCACCAAGCTGAAGTTTGAGGTGTTCCAGCCGGGCGACTATATAATCCGGGAGGGCACCATCGGCAAGAAGATGTACTTCATCCAGCATGGGGTGGTCAGCATCCTCACCAAGGGCAACAAGGAGATGAAACTCTCTGATGGTTCCTACTTTGGGGGTGAGCACTGGCAGGACTGAACCTGGGTCCCCTCCCGGGGTCTGTGAGAGGCACTGGGAGACCTGTGATTCTCACACCCTGCTCTCGGCCTGCCCTGTTCTGTCCATGATGGTGGTGTTCTCACCTTGGCCCTGGCGTTTTTCCCCCAGAGATCTGCTTGCTGACCCGTGGCCGGCGCACGGCCAGTGTCCGTGCGGATACCTACTGCCGCCTCTACTCACTCTCAGTGGACAACTTCAACGAGGTGCTGGAGGAGTACCCCATGATGAGACGGGCCTTTGAGACTGTGGCCATCGACCGTCTCGACCGCATCGGTAGGACACAGAGTGGGGCctggagggggagagggggtgTCTTGGCGAAGGAGGCAGCTGTGGTTGGCATGGGAGCCCAGCATAGCCCCAGTACAGGGTCTCACAGTGCTTCCTCTCCCGGCCTTCTCTCTATAGGGAAGAAGAACTCGATCCTGCTCCACAAAGTGCAGCACGACCTCAACTCAGGTGTCTTCAACAATCAGGAGAACGAGATCATCCAGGAGATCGTCAAGTACGACCGGGAGATGGTGCAGCAGGCGGAACTACAGCAGCACACGGCCATGTACAGCCCCGTCCAGCCCCAGGTCACCTCTGCCATTGCCACCCTCCAGCAAGCCGTCGCCATGAGCTTCTGCCCGCAGATGGCCAGCCCGCTGGTGGGCTCCATGGCGCTGGGCTCGCCCCGCATGATGCGCCGCTTGCAGTACGCCCAGGCCGTGCCCAGCCCCTTCGCCGTGTCCCCcgtcctgctgcagcagagccccccGCCGCAGCCGCAGCCCCCCGTGCCCCACGCCAACCCCTCGCCCTCGCAGGACCCGGCGCAGCCCACGGCCCTGCCCGCCTCCACCAGCGCCTTCGCCGCGGCCGCGGCCAGCCCGCCATCCCAAAGCCCGCTGGCCAGCCGGACGTTCGCCTACGGAGGTGCCCCAGGGCCGCTGGGCTCCCAGCTGTccctcagccagcagccagcGCCCAGCTCGCCCCAGCGCCTGGCCGCCCACAAGAGCACACAGGCGCTGCACaccagcagcctcagccaggATTCGCGGCCCCTCTCGGCCTCGCAGCCCTCGCTGCCCCACGGGCTGGCGGCCggcagcacccagagcccccCGGCCTCTGCCCGCGAGTCCAGCACCTCCATCGGTGGGGGCccggccgccgcctcgccggGCCCTGGCCCTCCGGCCGGGCTGCGCGGCCAGGCACCCTCACGGGGGGCCACGGCCCACCCGGCGCCCACGGGCTCGGGGCTGACACCGCCGCCCACCCTGCCGCAGGACTCGGCGGCGGCCCGCAAGGATTCGGCGTCCAGCACGCCCGACACGGACCCGGCCAAGTCCAGGCTGTCTTCCAACTTGTGACCTCCGCGCCAGGCACGGGGACACGCGCGCCggaggggcggcggcggggaggcCCAGCTCACCTCGCGTCCGCCCTGCGCCGCCGGGTGAGGGCCACGGCTGCCGCTCCCCGCCACGGCGCCAGCCCCGCTTCCCGGTCCCTCCTGCCACCCGCTGCAGAGCGGGGCAGCTGCGAGGGTgggcctggggctgctgtgtcCCCCTTTCCCCCCGCCACCGCGGGGTCActgggctgagcccccgggTGTGTCGTCTCCGACCAAAGTCTGACCCTGTCGCCCACTCCCCGCGGCGAAGCCCCGCTGCCCCCCTGGCCTCCCCGGCTGCCCATAGAAGCCACAGCTGCATCCTCGCCATGACCAACTCTGTGTATGATAATCTATGACCTGAACACATCCCTGTGTGTGACCCGCAGGACACCTCCCCGGGGCTGTCGGCGCAGCCCCGGCGCCGCGCGTGTCCCTGCGCCCCTCCCACAGACCCAAGGCGAGGGGTGACGGTCCAGGACTGGAGGTAAGTTGGGAGGGGTCTGAGGGATGGTCGCCCTGAGGCTTGTAAGCACCCACGAACACACTGTTCCCCCACTCCGGGGCTGGGGGTGAGCACGGCCCCGTGTCCCCGTAGGCAGCGCTAGGACGGAGGCAGGCGCTGGAGCCcgagccctggggctggggaaggcacCCACCGAGTGTACCaggtgcctgtgtgtgtgttgcGTGTGCATGCGTGTGTGGGTGcgtgtgcaggtgtgtgtgtgtgcacgtgtgcCTCGCTGCCTCGCACTCTGGAGCCTTCCACATTGAATGTACCGCGAGCGCGGGGCCCGTGCCAGCCCCGGCACCCTGCGGCCGAGCAGCCGGAGGGACAGGGCCCCACTCCAAGCGTCCACCTTCCCATTCAGCCCATCCTGTGCAATAAACGTCAGCAGCTGACAGAGCTACGCACGACTCCGGCTCTGCTTCTTCACCACcgtccctccccaccctgcctcCCGCTCCTTGTGCCCAGCCCCGGGAGCCGGAAcactgggcacagccccagctcggGCTGTGGGATGCAGCTTTGTCCTTTGAAGAGCTGCCTCCCTTGCCAGGAAAGCCACAAGGTGAAaagcctctgccagcagcttttCACTcgctccagcagcagccaggcagaagctggctgcaggctgtgAGCCTGTGGTTATAGGGCACAGCCAAGAACTGGGCCAACCACAGCTCCAGTCACAAGGTGCCAACCATCTCCAGCGCCAGCCCTGTGgagaggagggctgggaagcCACAGTCCAGTGAAAATGGGAGACTCctggctggaaaagctgcagctggcCCCTGTAAGAGTCCAgttcctgctgtggctgcactgGCACAATTCCATGTTTCTGctacaaaagcattttcagaatgTGACACCCCTGTGAGTAACCAAAGCCCGACCAGTCAGCAGaacagggccaggctgggaggcagcagtcTCACCTCCCTGTTCCCCTGGCAAGGTGAGAAAAGAGCCCAGGCACCCCACAGGCTTTGGGCAAAGACTTCAAGGAGGACACAGGTCCCATCTAGTATTtcaaaaaccattttatttacagtatttACATGTTGACCCTCAAGTTAGTGGTTCTCCCTGCCTGAGCCccagtgagcagcagcaaaaccccTCCCTGGAAATGAGAGTCAagagctgcagaggctgcactATGGAGAGTGGGGACAgtgcccagagctggagcagggcacagagcagcacctgcCCTGTGGCCGAGAGCAGGGCCggggctcctgctgtgtccaggtCAGTTGCCTGCCCCTCCACGTCCAAGCCCTGCtggtggagagggaaggagagggacaGCATCCCAGGACAGGCAAAGGATAGTGCTCACGGCACTGGGGTGAGGGCTGAGGGCTGAGGGGAGCCATCCTGTCTACTGTCACAGCCCTTCGCCCCCAGCCCAGAGATGCAGCCCTCCCCGGGGCTTGGTGCCCTCTCCCTATGCTGGACagacagtgacagcagcagtgcagagccCCTGTCCcccaccagctgctccagcagagtGTCCGTTTGCCCCAGCACCTCAGAGTGGAGCAGGGCTCTTGCCGGGCTGGAAGCTGCACCTCCTTCTCCATGAGATGTGGGACAGAAGAGCATTGTGGGCCAGTGCCCACCACAGCTGGAGGTCCAGAGGTATCCCAGGACCCTGtgggctgctggggctcagctgaAGAAATAGGTGGAATCCATAACCTGTTTCAGGTTGAATTCACCTGAGGGGAGTGAAGGAGAGGTCAGAGGAGAGGAGGGTGGGGATGGACAAGGGGAGAGAAGTGGCCTCAGGGTACAAAGGATCCCTGCCCCTGGAGTGTGCTGCCCATGGAGCACTGAGCCACTCCACACAGAGGTCAGGCAGAGCCAGATGGCCTGGCAGACACAGGGCTGAGGGATTAGGAGGAGTTAAACTAATTGCCTTAATCCCATTGCATGTATATCATCTAGATCCTGGCAATTACCATGCCGAGTCCCTCACTCCCATCTCCAAGCAAATGCTCATGGTTGGAAACAGATGGGAGCGGAACAAGAGCAGGATGGGAAGAGCTGGGTCAGCCTGGGGAAATCCCAGGGACGCAGTGAGGATGGCAGGGACCACTCACAGGGATGCTACAGGGGAATGTGGACGTGCTGGactgctctgcccagcacaggaggggaaACCTGATCCTAGCAGACAGCTCTGGCTTTGTGTcttttggtggttttggtggCCACTCCATCTCATTCCCCTTGTCTCCAAAATGCTCCTGAGCTCTGCATGTTCCTGTCCCGTGCTCCTACCTGTCCTGGGGACATTTGACAGCTGCTCCATCAGTCTCTTCTGCCAATGGGCTatgggctctgtgctggagctggatgaACTAGAAGGAAGCAAATGAACACAGGGCATCTGGAACCAGGCAcaccctcctctgctccccagtgcagcccctgaCAACAGGATTCAGCTCTTCCAAAACAGACCATGCACCCCAGAGCAAGAGCAGGagcccagcctcagcagcccaggCCAAACCCTCCTCGGTTCTGCAGCAAGGGGGGGCAGAGCCCTTGGTTTTTACACAGCTGTTGAAGGTGACTTGGGTGTCAGGCAAGAAGGAAGGACAGCTTCCCCCCAGAGCAACCCCCAGGCAGGTGACACAACCTGTGAGCACCTGGACATGACCTctgggaggtgggggggggaacCAACAGGTCAGGAATACCTGCAGTACTTCTCCAGCATGAACTGAGACAGATCCTGCAGAATCTTCTCGCTGTGCAGAGCCACGAACTGCTGCCGACAGACCTGACCCAGGGAGACAACAGCGAGCTGCAGCTTAGCAGgtgttttccctccttcccccagtgACAGGTCAGAGGTGGGGgggcaggggaagcagcaggagtgggaagGGGGGCTGCCAGACAAGGGTGAAGGTAATCAGCCTGGGGAGGTGTGAAGCAGAGGTCGACCCTCATTAGCACAAGGACgacccagggcagggcagggcaggggcaccAGCTCTACCAGGGCTGTGTTTAGTGCCCATTTCCACAGATTCTCCCCCACATGCTCCCTGCAGAGTGGGAGGAGATGGGGCACCAGGAAATCAGCTGCAACCGCCAGCAAACATCCCAGGTTCACTTCACCCGGGTGAATCAATCAGCCTATGGAGAAAAGCCCAGGGGAGGAGAGGCCTGGCATGGGCCCAGAGCACAGATCAGCAAGATCTTGCTCACAAGGAAGCCAGGAGGACACTTTTACCTGGTTCATGACATCCACGGTGAGCGCGTGAGTCCAGTAGCAATCGTGGACTGAGACGAAGGTCAGGCCCTTCCTGGGAGGAGGCAAAGGTGCCATGAAGCAGTGCTGAGACCCTCTCTGAGCAATGGACCCACCCCACGTAGAACCTCtggctgggacaggagcagagaCCACATAAGGAGGGGGACTCCCTGCATGGCAGGTCTTCAGAGGGAGGTGGCCAGTCCCAGgatctccctgtccctgccctgccgcctcctcttccttctctgccagGAACCCCAAATGCCCACCCACCAGGGACTCCTCAGTCCCATGTGATGCCTTGCCCCAGCAATGTTCTCCCAGAAGAGTCCTGAGCCAGGGAAGAGCCAGGTGAGAGCCCAGCTGCCCACTCCCTACCTGAGGCAGTGCAGTGCTGTGAGCATCATGTGTGTGGAGTCCAGAGAGTGGATGAAGTTGGGGGGAAAGGCGTTCTTCTGCTTCACAGTGTCAGGTTTCCTGCAGGACGAAGCAGGGCACGGAGCTGGGGCATTTCAGGGCCAAAGATgacagcactggcacagaggcagtgccaccccagcctGGGGGTGAGGGGTCTGCCCTGGAGGGCCCCAAggccctgctgctctgtccagctttctgcagctcagagagATAATGGGAGCTCTGGAACTCCTTGACAGCTTCCCTGATGGGAAGGCCTTGTCCCCAGAGCATAGGCTGGGGTCAGCAAGGGTGCAGTGCAGGCCATGGTTTTGTACTTACTGGCTGCTGTTGGAGTTTTTCACACTCAAGCGCTGCATGCCACAATTCAGCTGCggggagagaggggagcagCTGTCACCCTGCACTGCCAGGCAGCACgggggctgggcactgccccaCTCTTCCGGAGAGGGGCCTGTGCCTTTCCAGGGTGTCCCAGCACCATggcagctgccactgcccagTGACACCTTGCCCAGCTCCCCTCCTGAGGGTGCAGGCAGGCATCTGAACCCCTTCGCCCTCGAAGGGTGAATTGGCCTGAGaagggctgctggagccaggctggggggctgtgagtcagcacagcagcaagtGGGAGGCAACAGCAGCGAGACTGAGTCACAGGAGCCCTGAGGAGGCTCTCAGAGCAAGGAACGGCCCATGCCCCAGCTGCCTGAGTGGGACGGAGCCGCAGAGCTTCCTCACCAGCCCACCCACACactccaggctctgcagggagccaTGAGGCTGGAGGATGTGCCTGTGCACAGGAATCCTACCTGCTCTGCAGGCTCACCCACCAGTGATGCCAACCTGCCGGGCTCTAGCCCAGCTatcttttccctgctcccaccgTGGCACAGGGAGAGTGGGTCAGGAGACCTCATACTGGACACTCACCACAGTGGACCTGGAGCGATAGTAGGGCTGTATGATGGGGAGCCCCAGCGGTGTGACCCACTCCACCGTCCGGCCCGACTGGGCGATGAGCTTGGCGCTCTCTGTCAGCCAGTTCTTCAGAAGaggggaggaagcagctggagTTAGTGTGCAGCTGGGAgaccccatcccctcccagcacaggcCACCCTCACTCTTGCCACAGACTGTGACAGTCCAGCGCTTACTGGGGAGTTTGGCACAATCCCACACCTCTGGGCTGAGGCAGAAGGATCCTCTCTgggccaggagccaggagaACCAACTCTCCCCATGGAGCACCCCCTTGTCTATGCATGAGTGGACCAGGGAAAGAAACTCACGTGGAAGTAAGGGGCAACAGGCTCCTTACCTGGATATTTCGAGTTGCTGAGAACATCTCCTTGATGCTGTTGAACACCTGCTTCACCAGGTAATGAGATGCTTCCCACAAGTACTCCTGGCACAGACCAGAGGCAGAGTGATGGGTCAGGCAAAGGGACAGCCAAAGACATAGAGGAAAGTGACAGGATCCAGGGAGGGGGACACACAGGAATGCTACCTCGGGGAACTCCTCGATCTCCTTGAGGCGTTTCTCTATCTGCAGGCGGCCGCCGTAGCGAGTGACCCCATACACCACCGTCATCACCGTCTGCTTCACCACCTTGCGGCTGATGaagccctgcagcacctgggcGACCTTCAGCCCTCGCTCAGCATCCTTCTTCCGAAACTCCTCCACCTGAGGAGAGCGCCCCTGAGTCAGTCTCAGCATGAGCCACGCTGGCTTGAGCACCTCTGTGGCTGGTGGCCTGTGGGACTGTCCCAGCCGTGCACTGCCTGGCCTGAGCTCCCATCAGAATCCCTGCAGCCCATTTTCACCACCCTGGATAACAGAAGGCACCTGCTGAAGGGATCCAGCATGGATAACTGCGCCTGCAgagccttccctgctgccttggCACTGTCCCTTTGGCAGCTGGGTGGTGCCAGCTGGGACAAGGACACAGCCTGACTGTAGCTCAGAACTTGggctctcctgcctctgccccccAGTGATACCTGAGCAAGCCCTGCATCCCCATGAACTCTTCCTGCTCTCTGGTGTGGTGCTGCCTGGAGAAAACCTGCTGAGACCCAGACCGGAGAGCCACGGTCCAATGGCAGCTGAGTGAGTCTGGCAGGGCTCAGCACTCTCCCAGTGGCAAATTTCACATCACGTCTCGccaaagaaaccaaagaatTTGTAGCAGGACCAAGGTTGAATCTCTCCCCGCTCCCTCCTACTCAGctcaaaaaaaatctcataacCCATGGGCCAGCCAGCTGTGACCAAGGGAGGAGGAGCACACTCTGCTCTCTTCCACTTCTCCAGCCTAGTTCTCCCAGGCTTCAGGAGAAGTGAGGACAGCAGAAATGCCAGGGGATTTCTCACAGCCACCTCCATAAGGACAGATTTCCAGTCAGATCCCACTCAGGGACAGAGGGTCCCTGTCTCTGACCAGCTCATCCCTCCACAGCTGTCTGCACACTCATCCCCACCTTTCTCCTTGGGAGTGGCAGTCACCTTGTGCACACCAAGAGGAAGAGGCAGGTCCAAAAGGACCCCGTGTGTCCCCAGTGTGACTCACCTGCTGGGCCACTGCACTGTAGACATCCTGAGGGAGCCCACAGGGTACCAGGTTGACGGAGGCAGCGCCGCTGAGGTCCCGGCCAAGCGCTGCATAGTGCTGCAGCCCATTGCAGGAGCCATCCTGCAGAAAGAGCACGGGGGAAGCAAGGAGTTAGGGTgtggacacagccctgctcatCCACCCCCTCCCCATGCACAGGTACTCTGGGCTCAGTTGGTCATtattccccccccccgcccttcAGAGCAGTGACCATCTCCCAGCAGTGACCATTTTCCTTCTGGCCAGGTTTCCTGCCTGCATCCATCCCTAACTACTGCAACCTGTGAGGTTTAAAATCAGAAACCTCACATCATCACCTCTGTGGGTTTCCAAAGACATCAGAGCTctgtgaaaacactgaaaaccagaaaattgggaaaacaTTGAATATGTCTGGGATGCTAAAAGCAGCCCCAAGAGCCAGCAGTTAGAACAACCTCAGCAGTGGGAtcagaggcaggaaaagacaGGCCAAGCCAAAGATCCCTCAGGAAGCcccagctggctctgcagctccagccagctgCACTGCCAGCGGATGAAAACATCCCTCTGAGAGAAACCAGCTTCCACTCAGACTTCCCAAAGCTGCATCAGAGGCACAGTGAGCatctgccacagcagctgcccttGCAGCCCTCCTGGAACCAAGAGCAGCTGGGGTGAGACAGGCAGGACCTGACTGAGGGTGCATGAAGATCTTGGTGCTCCCCAGACCGCACTGGCAGCAATGTTTGTCCCAGATGTGCTGCCTTTCCTGGCCCCCTGTGCTCAGGCTCTCCCTGCTCACAGGGAGCCACAGATACCCCAGGACTGTCAGGTCCCCTCAGACAGGGCCCCCTTTCTCCTGCACCCTCTCCCCAATCCCTGCAGTGCGGAAAGGCAGCGCCAGGACCTGATGGCTCCGTTAATTGAGCGCTGATGACTCAGGCAGAACAAGACTCGGGTACCCTCCAGAAGAAGTCCTTGCTGATATTTCATTAGCTGCACCCTCCACACACCCCCAGCTGCTCTCTTGACCTTTTGTTGTCATCAAAATATCAGTCCTGACTGTCTCATGCATATTCCAGACCATCGCTACTGGCAGAACAACTGCTGCCCTCCCCACTCAGTCACGGCCGCTTGATCTCATAAGAGAAAGGAGCAGCCACCCCTCACCCACAGCCACTATCAGCCACGTCCCCATACAGCCAGGGAGGACAGGTGCCTTCAGGAAGCTGAGCAGcacctgagcagggacagggcacaAGGTGACAGGGCACTGAACATGGGGGGAAGCcacctctgtccctgtgcccttccTCAGAGGTCCAGACCTCCCATAttggctcctgcagagctgcttggcTTCAGCCTTGGAGAAGGAGTGGAGCAAAGGCCcccaaagcacagctctgagcactCCAGACAGCCAGGTGTTGTCATGCTGGGCCGGCTTCCAGTCCTGATCCTGTGGCTGCAGAAGGTGAGACTGGCCTGGCTTTCACCCTGCGGTAGCTGCCAGCAATctcccagctgggctctgctcgAGCCAAGGGAAGCAAGGCAGCCCTTGGCTGTACCGGCTCATGgatggctgcaggcagcagcaaatCACCGGAGTTCTCATGCCAAGATGCCCAACACTGCATTCCCATTCCTAAGAAAACCCAGCCACGTGGAGCAGAGATTGCAGCGTTGGAGACCTGGATGCTCCTTTCCTGCCCCGCTGAGCCTCACACAGGCTGTGCGGATCCGCCACGTTCCCACCTGGTGAACCGGGAAGTGAGAGATGTAGGCTGCTGGATCTGGGGACCTCGAGGCTTTGGCGATTTCCATACAGCATGCCAAGGTTTGCCAGGGCTCATCGGTGTCCATCCACCACTTCCTGCCCTGGGAATGAGAAAGCACAGGCTGGTAGGAGCAGGCAGTGCTCTTGTGCCCCTCAAATCACAGGCAGGAGCCCCTGAGCACCTGGGATACGCTGGGCACAGCACCTCCTCCCACCATGCCTCCACTTCCCTAGTACTTCACCATATTTTCAGACAGGAATGTGTCACTTAGGAATTTCTGCATTGCTTTGTTCCCTTTTTACCTCTCAAAAGTGtatctttcaaaatgtttttgtttcaaaatcGATTGtgatttccattttatttcacttcctAGAAGCTCCCACGTACCGTGAGTGGGTGGTCAGCTGAGTCCAGGATGTCCTCCATGATTTCATTGGCATACTCCAGCCGCTCCTGCAAGGCGTTCTTCTTCTTCAGACCCGTCAGGTTGATGAGGTGGATCTTCAGCCAGTCAAGTCCCCTGGGCCCCAGTGGCCTTCCCTCTGCGAACAGCAGGATGGCCCGGGTGACATCGTTCCCCAGGTGGTTGAAATAGGGCGGGCATGGGTAAGTCCTGCCACGGAAGTCCATGTTGTGAGGGAACCAGAACACCTTGTCCCTGACGTAGTTGGCGATGGAGAGCTTGTAGAGCGCATCCATCCGCAGGCTGTGCATCTCTGCAGTCTTCT containing:
- the HCN2 gene encoding potassium/sodium hyperpolarization-activated cyclic nucleotide-gated channel 2 produces the protein MRAGRGAAGGEAAAEEEVADAAKRGGATATGRARGRGGKGSPNGECRRGEPPRSPGPEPPREPKVSFSCGGGGASPGGAKAAEEGASEDAAEEVRGSQASFMQRQFGAMLQPGVNKFSLRMFGSQKAVEREQERVKSAGAWIIHPYSDFRFYWDFTMLLFMVGNLIIIPVGITFFKEETTAPWIVFNVVSDTFFLMDLVLNFRTGIVIEDNTEIILDPEKIKKKYLKTWFVVDFVSSIPVDYVFLIVEKGIDSEVYKTARALRIVRFTKILSLLRLLRLSRLIRYIHQWEEIFHMTYDLASAVMRIINLIGMMLLLCHWDGCLQFLVPMLQDFPQNCWVSINGMVNDSWSELYSFALFKSMSHMLCIGYGKQAPESMTDIWLTMLSMIVGATCYAMFIGHATALIQSLDSSRRQYQEKYKQVEQYMSFHKLPADFRQKIHDYYEHRYQGKMFDEDSILGELNEPLREEIVNFNCRKLVASMPLFANADPNFVTAMLTKLKFEVFQPGDYIIREGTIGKKMYFIQHGVVSILTKGNKEMKLSDGSYFGEICLLTRGRRTASVRADTYCRLYSLSVDNFNEVLEEYPMMRRAFETVAIDRLDRIGKKNSILLHKVQHDLNSGVFNNQENEIIQEIVKYDREMVQQAELQQHTAMYSPVQPQVTSAIATLQQAVAMSFCPQMASPLVGSMALGSPRMMRRLQYAQAVPSPFAVSPVLLQQSPPPQPQPPVPHANPSPSQDPAQPTALPASTSAFAAAAASPPSQSPLASRTFAYGGAPGPLGSQLSLSQQPAPSSPQRLAAHKSTQALHTSSLSQDSRPLSASQPSLPHGLAAGSTQSPPASARESSTSIGGGPAAASPGPGPPAGLRGQAPSRGATAHPAPTGSGLTPPPTLPQDSAAARKDSASSTPDTDPAKSRLSSNL